One window of Sulfurospirillum sp. 1612 genomic DNA carries:
- a CDS encoding MutS-related protein, which yields MINTEVAEILTDKSKLLTAAYFDIQKLFEQKYGKDVVVLMEVGTFFETYEVNNEKLKIGKAKEIAELLNIQLTRKNKSIIENSKENPLMAGVPAVSFEKHLARIIAEQRYTVVIIRQRGVPPKVSRYLDAIISPGTNFDFVVDQDENNITSLVIDKYQDNNYHIGYSAIDVTTGKCYYNEVYGTKEDGSFALDEIFNYMHMHKTSEVVVTFADKSIQQQEIIEYLELSSKTFHIGTFHPKISYQNELFKSVFRIETLLSPIEHLDMELSPLASESLAILIDFVIGHDPHIIQKLSHPNRLDTSRFVYLGNNALEQLNIIETPHNPSVFKLINATSTAMGKRLLKERLTHPIKDAKEINRRYKLSDELFDYHGAIESELGNIYDIERLTRRIKLTRLHPYELNYLYDSLVSIREVVRFMENYRFFTPPCSSEELGLFIKAIDATFDLNVCGRYMLKDVDENMVQEGVDPKIDALLAENRALKEKVNIFRKHILDILGQSNENFVTINRLDKEGFYIGLTKSRFMSIKEALLQSHLIVDDTLYLFKDFSIKVQTTNVKITNTLINEISDKYVHNAKKIVELNKALFKEMVMEFEKKFATLLEDLVLFISEIDVAVSNIKTSKKYGYVKPQIIQKESNDTNFIELCDVRHPIIEANEGRGVYVPNDIILGDLSCAKEIDAENVILKAAKAESLFLKKTHGILLYGINSSGKSSLMKAIGICVILAQAGFFVPARSMRLMLFDNIFTRISAADNIAKGLSSFAVEMMELKNIFNRANKKSLILGDEISHSTETQSGVSIVASAILKLAKLESLFLFATHLHQLPLLKEIAALKNVLSLHLSVMYNHDEDKLIFDRKLKFGSGSSQYGLEFAKSLHMDAEFLKTANAIRKRISDEYAPLERLSQKKTSTYNKELYLSTCAICGKKADDVHHIKAQKEADDTGRIDHINQNHRYNLIPLCKHHHKMVHEGKIIIEGFVATSKGLELIIK from the coding sequence ATGATAAATACAGAAGTAGCAGAAATTTTAACAGATAAGTCAAAGCTCCTTACCGCAGCATATTTTGATATTCAAAAACTGTTTGAACAAAAATATGGCAAAGATGTCGTGGTATTGATGGAAGTAGGCACATTTTTTGAGACTTATGAAGTGAACAATGAAAAGCTCAAAATCGGCAAAGCCAAAGAGATTGCGGAGCTTTTAAATATCCAACTCACTAGAAAAAATAAATCAATTATTGAAAATTCAAAAGAAAACCCCCTCATGGCAGGTGTCCCTGCGGTGTCATTTGAAAAACACTTAGCCCGTATTATCGCAGAACAACGCTATACGGTTGTCATCATCCGCCAACGGGGTGTCCCACCCAAAGTAAGCCGTTATCTTGATGCCATTATCAGTCCGGGTACCAATTTTGATTTTGTCGTCGATCAAGACGAAAACAATATCACCTCCCTTGTCATTGATAAATATCAAGACAATAATTACCATATCGGATACAGTGCGATTGACGTGACCACGGGCAAATGCTATTATAATGAAGTCTATGGTACCAAAGAAGATGGCAGTTTTGCACTTGATGAGATTTTTAACTACATGCACATGCACAAAACATCCGAAGTCGTGGTTACATTTGCGGATAAATCAATCCAACAACAAGAGATTATTGAGTATTTAGAACTCAGCTCCAAAACCTTTCATATCGGCACGTTTCATCCGAAGATTTCCTATCAAAATGAACTCTTTAAAAGTGTTTTTCGGATTGAGACACTACTCTCACCCATCGAGCATCTTGATATGGAACTCAGCCCACTGGCGAGTGAATCATTGGCGATTTTAATCGATTTTGTCATTGGTCATGATCCCCATATCATCCAAAAGCTCTCCCATCCCAATCGCCTTGATACCAGTCGTTTTGTCTATCTAGGCAATAATGCCCTAGAACAGCTCAATATCATCGAAACACCACACAACCCTTCTGTATTTAAGCTAATCAATGCGACATCTACGGCGATGGGAAAGCGATTGTTAAAAGAGCGCCTTACCCATCCAATCAAAGATGCCAAAGAGATTAATCGTCGCTATAAACTCTCAGATGAATTATTTGATTATCATGGGGCTATTGAGAGTGAATTGGGAAATATCTATGATATCGAGCGCCTAACGCGTCGTATCAAACTCACGCGATTGCACCCGTATGAACTAAATTATCTCTATGACTCCTTAGTCTCAATCAGAGAAGTGGTACGATTTATGGAAAATTACCGTTTTTTCACGCCACCGTGTAGTTCGGAAGAATTGGGCTTATTTATCAAAGCGATTGATGCCACCTTTGATTTGAATGTTTGTGGTAGATACATGCTCAAAGATGTCGATGAAAATATGGTACAAGAGGGTGTAGATCCCAAAATCGACGCCCTTTTGGCTGAGAACCGGGCACTTAAAGAGAAGGTCAATATTTTTCGTAAGCATATTTTGGACATTCTGGGACAATCCAATGAAAACTTTGTGACGATTAACCGCTTGGATAAAGAGGGCTTTTATATTGGTCTGACTAAAAGCAGATTTATGAGTATCAAAGAGGCGTTGCTCCAATCCCATTTGATTGTTGATGATACGCTCTATCTTTTCAAAGATTTTTCAATCAAAGTTCAGACGACCAACGTCAAAATCACCAATACACTTATCAATGAGATTTCCGACAAATACGTACACAATGCTAAAAAGATTGTAGAATTAAACAAAGCACTGTTTAAAGAGATGGTGATGGAATTTGAGAAAAAATTTGCCACGCTGTTAGAGGACTTAGTACTATTTATCTCCGAAATCGATGTGGCGGTTTCCAATATCAAAACATCAAAAAAATACGGTTATGTTAAGCCACAGATTATCCAAAAAGAGTCTAATGATACCAACTTTATCGAATTGTGCGATGTGCGCCATCCCATCATCGAGGCCAATGAAGGGCGTGGCGTGTATGTGCCTAATGATATTATTTTGGGTGATTTGAGCTGTGCCAAAGAGATTGATGCTGAGAATGTTATCTTGAAAGCGGCCAAAGCAGAATCATTGTTTCTTAAAAAAACGCACGGGATTTTACTCTATGGTATCAACAGCTCCGGCAAAAGCTCCCTTATGAAAGCCATAGGTATTTGTGTGATTTTGGCGCAAGCAGGATTTTTTGTGCCGGCTCGGTCGATGCGATTGATGCTCTTTGATAATATCTTTACACGGATTTCTGCGGCTGATAATATCGCCAAAGGGCTCTCCTCGTTTGCAGTGGAGATGATGGAGCTCAAAAATATCTTTAATCGTGCCAACAAAAAATCCCTCATCTTAGGTGATGAGATTAGTCACTCAACCGAAACACAAAGTGGTGTCAGTATTGTAGCAAGCGCTATTTTAAAGCTGGCGAAGTTGGAATCTCTCTTTTTGTTTGCCACCCACTTGCATCAATTGCCTCTGCTCAAAGAGATTGCCGCACTCAAAAACGTCCTCTCTTTGCACTTGAGCGTGATGTATAATCATGATGAAGACAAGCTGATTTTTGATAGAAAACTCAAATTTGGAAGTGGGAGTTCACAGTATGGTTTAGAATTTGCCAAATCACTTCATATGGATGCAGAGTTCTTAAAAACCGCCAATGCCATACGAAAACGCATCAGTGATGAGTATGCGCCGCTTGAGCGATTGTCGCAGAAGAAAACGAGTACCTACAACAAAGAGCTTTATCTCTCCACTTGTGCGATTTGTGGTAAAAAAGCAGACGATGTCCATCATATCAAAGCACAAAAAGAGGCCGATGATACAGGGCGGATTGACCATATCAACCAAAATCACCGCTACAATCTTATCCCTCTTTGCAAACATCACCACAAAATGGTACATGAGGGCAAAATCATCATCGAGGGTTTTGTTGCTACGTCAAAAGGCTTAGAGCTTATCATCAAGTGA
- a CDS encoding thiamine pyrophosphate-dependent enzyme: protein MKQILMGNEAIALGLIHAGVDMISGYPGTPSSEILGSFQKYQKHFDLQAYAQWATNEKVGFEVAYAGAIAGKKTCATMKQVGLNVASDALMSAAYIGLKGAMLLVSADDPGFYSSQTEQDSRSFAKFAKIPVLDPATPQEAYDMVKLGLEISHQFESVVMLRPVMRVSHAREICDVDDALNFEPNEGKFIRDIPRWAGVPPTGRFRQGLELIEKIESIKAFNWNNLIEPKTKNLTGKKVLCLTSGTGDGYVKEAIEEMKIEADVLKFDMPYPLPKEQIEALFEDYERVIVFEESYPCIEEQLSSPKLHGKLTHDLHVIDEFTKDKVLAAFSNVGIIQKSDFYKNEKYENELQNRPPNLCPGCPHRDVFFSMMKVFKKNKSIYASDIGCYTLGLNQGAIDAFLCMGASISLASGFSLADTNKTVVATIGDSTFLHSGVAPLINAVSQNHRFVLLILDNSTTAMTGRQVTPERANPQHIDIKKIVQGCGVECLEYEYVPEIDKTIDFMKSLKERYQASLGPVVAVIREFCVLDKEISYEKLPGTYAQVDQDKCVACDICTTAYKCPPMAYNEDHKIEIDPFLCIGCSACLDDVCPTGAFEEVQR, encoded by the coding sequence ATGAAACAAATTCTTATGGGGAATGAAGCCATTGCTTTGGGCTTGATTCATGCAGGTGTTGATATGATTTCTGGATATCCCGGAACACCATCAAGTGAAATCCTAGGGAGCTTTCAAAAGTATCAAAAACATTTTGACCTCCAAGCGTATGCACAGTGGGCGACGAATGAAAAAGTTGGATTTGAAGTGGCGTATGCTGGAGCAATTGCTGGTAAAAAAACCTGTGCTACGATGAAACAAGTGGGATTAAATGTCGCTAGTGATGCATTGATGAGCGCGGCTTATATCGGGCTTAAAGGGGCGATGTTGCTGGTGAGTGCCGATGATCCGGGATTTTATTCTTCTCAAACCGAACAAGACAGTCGCAGTTTTGCAAAATTTGCCAAAATCCCTGTCTTAGACCCTGCAACTCCACAAGAAGCTTATGATATGGTCAAACTCGGACTTGAAATCTCACATCAGTTTGAAAGCGTTGTGATGTTGCGCCCGGTCATGAGGGTGAGTCATGCCAGAGAGATTTGTGATGTGGATGATGCACTCAATTTTGAGCCTAATGAGGGGAAATTCATCAGAGATATTCCTAGATGGGCAGGTGTGCCACCGACGGGTAGGTTTCGTCAAGGTTTGGAATTAATCGAGAAAATCGAGAGTATCAAAGCATTTAATTGGAACAATTTAATAGAACCCAAAACCAAAAATCTCACCGGCAAAAAAGTTCTCTGTCTCACCAGTGGTACGGGTGATGGTTATGTGAAAGAGGCCATAGAAGAGATGAAAATTGAAGCTGATGTACTCAAATTTGATATGCCTTATCCTTTGCCAAAAGAGCAAATCGAAGCACTGTTTGAAGACTATGAGAGAGTCATCGTCTTTGAAGAGAGTTATCCTTGTATCGAAGAGCAGCTCAGCTCCCCAAAACTTCATGGTAAACTCACCCATGATTTACACGTGATTGATGAATTTACTAAAGATAAAGTGCTCGCGGCCTTCTCCAATGTTGGCATCATTCAAAAAAGTGATTTTTACAAAAATGAAAAATACGAAAATGAGCTACAAAATCGTCCACCAAACCTCTGCCCGGGTTGTCCGCACCGTGATGTATTCTTCTCGATGATGAAGGTTTTTAAGAAAAACAAATCCATCTATGCTTCTGACATCGGATGTTATACATTGGGATTGAATCAAGGAGCGATTGATGCGTTTTTATGTATGGGAGCTTCCATCTCACTGGCGAGCGGTTTCTCACTTGCTGATACCAATAAAACAGTTGTTGCTACCATCGGAGATAGTACCTTTTTACACTCAGGTGTTGCGCCACTTATCAATGCGGTGAGTCAAAACCATCGCTTTGTCTTGTTGATTTTAGATAATTCAACCACCGCGATGACCGGACGACAAGTCACGCCAGAACGCGCTAATCCACAGCATATTGACATCAAAAAAATAGTCCAAGGTTGTGGTGTGGAGTGTTTGGAATACGAATACGTCCCTGAGATTGATAAAACCATTGATTTTATGAAAAGTCTAAAAGAGCGCTATCAAGCATCGCTTGGGCCAGTCGTGGCGGTCATTCGAGAATTTTGTGTCTTGGATAAAGAGATTTCATATGAAAAACTCCCCGGGACTTATGCACAAGTGGATCAAGACAAATGTGTGGCGTGTGATATCTGCACGACGGCGTATAAGTGTCCTCCGATGGCTTATAATGAAGACCATAAGATTGAAATCGATCCTTTTTTATGTATCGGATGTTCTGCCTGTTTGGATGATGTGTGTCCAACGGGTGCTTTTGAGGAGGTACAACGATGA
- the eutC gene encoding ethanolamine ammonia-lyase subunit EutC, whose amino-acid sequence MQHDNDNIPSTHTENPWQQLRHYTDARIGLGRAGISIPTSHMLAFELAHAKAQDAVHEPLDIPKFTAELKQNDFKALICVHSQAKNRDTYLQRPDLGRRLDSPSCETLQSEKGVYDLSIIIADGLSSQAINNHAIPFLVQLRHALDRDAQTWNLAPLVLVQQGRVAIGDEVGEILNAKMTLILIGERPGLSSPDSLGLYLTWHPKIGTTDVDRNCISNIRTEGLSPEKAAQKALYLLRESRRLQLSGVQLKDRTSEDFITGTIYHETQTTIT is encoded by the coding sequence AACACGACAATGATAATATACCATCCACGCACACAGAAAATCCTTGGCAACAACTCCGTCACTATACCGATGCGAGGATTGGTCTCGGACGTGCGGGAATCAGTATTCCAACTTCTCATATGTTAGCATTTGAGCTTGCTCATGCTAAGGCACAAGATGCCGTCCATGAACCGCTTGATATACCAAAATTCACAGCCGAGTTAAAACAAAACGATTTTAAAGCCCTCATTTGTGTGCACTCTCAAGCCAAGAATAGAGACACATACCTCCAGCGTCCTGATTTGGGTCGCAGGCTAGATTCCCCCTCTTGTGAAACATTACAGTCTGAAAAAGGGGTGTATGATCTTTCGATTATCATCGCCGATGGACTCTCTTCTCAAGCCATCAACAATCATGCCATCCCCTTTTTAGTACAGCTACGACATGCGCTGGATAGGGATGCTCAAACGTGGAATCTCGCACCTCTTGTTCTTGTGCAACAAGGACGTGTGGCAATCGGCGATGAGGTTGGTGAGATTTTAAACGCAAAAATGACACTTATCTTGATTGGGGAACGTCCCGGTCTTAGTTCCCCTGATAGCCTAGGGCTTTATCTCACATGGCATCCAAAAATCGGGACTACGGATGTGGATAGAAACTGTATCTCCAATATTCGCACAGAGGGATTGAGCCCTGAAAAAGCAGCGCAAAAGGCGCTTTATTTGCTGAGGGAGTCTAGAAGATTACAGCTCTCAGGAGTCCAGCTCAAAGATCGCACATCCGAAGATTTTATCACGGGAACTATCTATCATGAGACTCAAACAACTATCACTTGA
- a CDS encoding NUDIX hydrolase: MKAHYDFTSFELKEDRYDGISITCLNIQHSLLEFEKEIQVILKNLTTKKLLWITLSIEHSKFIPILTQHGFLFHHCNERDITLVKKLIKNPIIPTAVNHTLGVGVVVRHDDDLLVIKDRIWQTYKLPGGFIDDGENISQAVVREVFEETGIDVTFEAITSLGHFLPAQFGESNLYVIAIATPLSTHIDIQDNHEILEARWMNIDEYLNREDVLPYNKAIVKSTLSEKKGLSMHQGTELIKRPNINYELFF, from the coding sequence TTGAAAGCACACTATGATTTTACCTCTTTTGAGTTGAAAGAAGATCGCTATGATGGCATCAGTATCACCTGCCTTAATATCCAACACTCCCTGTTAGAGTTTGAAAAAGAAATTCAAGTCATCTTGAAAAATCTCACAACAAAAAAACTCCTGTGGATCACACTCTCTATTGAACACTCTAAATTTATTCCTATTTTGACCCAGCATGGATTTCTCTTTCATCATTGTAATGAACGCGATATTACGCTTGTTAAAAAACTCATCAAAAATCCCATCATACCCACCGCTGTCAATCACACGCTAGGCGTGGGGGTCGTCGTGCGTCATGACGATGATCTCTTGGTCATCAAAGATCGCATTTGGCAGACGTACAAACTCCCTGGTGGATTTATCGATGATGGTGAAAATATCTCCCAAGCAGTCGTGCGAGAAGTTTTTGAAGAAACCGGTATCGATGTCACTTTTGAGGCAATCACCAGTCTCGGACATTTTTTACCTGCTCAATTTGGAGAATCCAATCTTTATGTCATCGCTATCGCCACACCCTTATCCACCCACATCGACATCCAAGATAATCATGAGATACTAGAAGCCAGATGGATGAATATCGATGAATACCTCAACCGTGAGGATGTACTCCCCTATAACAAAGCCATCGTCAAGAGTACTCTTTCAGAGAAAAAGGGTCTCAGTATGCACCAAGGCACTGAGCTCATTAAAAGACCTAATATCAATTATGAACTCTTTTTTTAA
- a CDS encoding 2-oxoacid:acceptor oxidoreductase family protein — protein sequence MRYQVVIAGIGGQGAVFLVKVLSIAAALLDEECIGTENHGMSQRGGSVSCYVKVGDFYSPAIDQGQADLLLALDGDEGLRNIQYLNKTKGTLLVNAGENFPELEYETVKIDAYQKAKAKEFDIQALNVYMLGITLAKDPNFPFSQAEIEKAITQMNATVADKNIKVLHQAMKDAQASR from the coding sequence ATGAGATATCAAGTCGTCATAGCTGGTATTGGTGGACAGGGTGCTGTTTTCTTGGTCAAAGTGTTAAGTATCGCCGCTGCTCTTCTTGATGAGGAGTGTATCGGGACGGAGAATCACGGGATGAGCCAACGTGGGGGTTCGGTGTCGTGTTATGTCAAAGTAGGGGATTTTTACTCTCCGGCAATCGATCAGGGACAAGCTGATCTTTTACTGGCTCTTGATGGTGATGAAGGATTGCGAAATATCCAATACCTCAATAAAACAAAGGGCACCCTGCTTGTTAATGCTGGTGAAAATTTCCCCGAGCTTGAGTATGAAACAGTAAAAATCGATGCCTATCAAAAAGCAAAAGCGAAAGAATTTGACATCCAAGCACTCAATGTTTACATGCTCGGGATAACGTTAGCAAAAGATCCAAATTTCCCTTTTTCGCAAGCAGAAATTGAGAAGGCCATCACACAGATGAATGCAACAGTAGCAGATAAGAATATTAAAGTGTTGCATCAAGCGATGAAGGATGCCCAAGCATCACGCTAA